Genomic window (Rubeoparvulum massiliense):
CTCCCTCGTACGGAAGGATGGGGCCACACTCATGCTCCATGCCATGGAAGATGATTACCGTACCAATCCAGCTGGCAATGCAGGTGCACGTGTAGTCTGTGGTGTGATTAGTCCCAAGGAAATGGAGAAAAAGTAACGTATACAAAAAGTAATGCAGGCTTTGTTCAGATAAAGGTTCATTAAATTGACACATCTCCCGCTAGATGGAATGGGAATATAAAGAATAGGAGGAATCCTAGTACAATTAAACGAGGAGGATGGATCATGCGTTACTTACGAAAACCAAACCGTAGCGATGACAATTGGGCCGTACAGTTACAGCGGGAGATGAATAATCTGATTGAACGCTTTTTTCAGGAGCCATTTGGTCGATCTAATTCTCTCCTAGAACCTACTCTTACTTTTACACCTGCATTAAATGTCCGAGAGTCAGAGACCAACTATATTGTTGAGGCAGAGGTACCTGGCATGGATGTGAAGGATTTGGAAGTGGAGATCAATGATCGCGTTCTTACCATCCGTGGAGAGAAACGGGATGAACGTACTTCAGAGGAAGGGGAAACCTTTCTAACTGAGCGGCAGTATGGATCATTTAAACGTTCATTTACCTTACCAGAGAATGCATTGGTGGATGAAGTAAAGGCTTATACCAAGAATGGGGTGCTCTTTATTGAGATCCCCAAGGAGAAGCCAACGGATGTACGAAAGATCGATATTGATAATCGTGAATAAGCTAGGTGATTGTATGGGCTCCATGATATGGAGCCTTATTTTTTTCCGCTTTTTCAAAGCTAGATGACTAGAATAATGAAAAAGAAGCAGCCAGTTGAAAAAATGAACCGAAAGTCTTATGCAACTACTGGAAAGCCTGCTTTATATAACATAATTGTGTAAAGAAATGATTATAAAAATGTTAATTTTTCGTAAACGGTGGGAATAACTCCTTTCCTTGGGCTGCATAAAGCATGATTTATATTATAAAAAGAGCAAAACAAGTAGTTTGACAAGGTGTATATAGTACTTTGATAATTAAAATATTAGAATATTAAAATTTTCATTGGCTTTTTGAGATCAATATGGGAAATGGAAGAGTAGAAAGTTGACTTCAAGAAATGCAGCTAAGGAGGAGTTAATAAGATGTTTGCAAGAAAACCGGTAGAAGAACATGTGAATATTAAAGCCTGGCAGGAAGTGATTTCACCGCAACTGAAGGAGAAATTAGATTTTCTTTTCTTTACAGCAGAGGATCTTCAGAGAATCCATCAACTAAGGGAGTTACTGGAAGAATCGGCTCAGCCCATTACAGAGAAGCATGTGAAAGCCCTTCTACAGCAACCCCATACGCAGAAGATCATTCCTACGCCACAGCTTCAAGAACGAATCCGTCATACCTTCGCCGAGTATATTCGTACCTTAGGAAGTGTAGAGTTGAATGAGCAGTATGTAATATCGCGCATCAAGATCGGTCAGGTTCATCATCGGATTCAACTGGCACCAGACTGGTTTATTGCCTCTTACTCTCATCTAATGAATGAACTGCTCCCTGCTGTGCAGAAGCGATTTGGAAAGCGTGGCTTTGCGCTGATTAATTCTTTACAGAAGCTCCTCCTCCTCGATGCGCAGATCGTCTTAGAATCCTATGAAGAAGCCCATGAATATCGTTTCGTCGATGTAAACAGCCAGATTATCGAAGAAGTGGTCCAATTAAATCAGTTTGCCAATGTGGTGGAGACCATGGGTGAAACCATGCAGGACGCCACCAATGTAAGTGCAGCTTCACAACAGCTTACAGCGGCTGTTAATGATGTGGCCACGGAGATGATCCGAATCGCCCAAGAGGTGGATGAAATCGGAAGTAATACTCGTAACAACCAAGAGCAATTACACCAGACCCTCCAAGGCTTTAATGAGATGACTATGCTTTTTAATGCAACCAAAGGGGATATTCAAGAATTACGTCAGGAGATTGAAGGAATTGAAGGGATCGTTCAATTGATCAAAGGATTGGCAGACTCGACCAACCTCCTAG
Coding sequences:
- a CDS encoding Hsp20/alpha crystallin family protein; amino-acid sequence: MRYLRKPNRSDDNWAVQLQREMNNLIERFFQEPFGRSNSLLEPTLTFTPALNVRESETNYIVEAEVPGMDVKDLEVEINDRVLTIRGEKRDERTSEEGETFLTERQYGSFKRSFTLPENALVDEVKAYTKNGVLFIEIPKEKPTDVRKIDIDNRE
- a CDS encoding globin-coupled sensor protein, giving the protein MFARKPVEEHVNIKAWQEVISPQLKEKLDFLFFTAEDLQRIHQLRELLEESAQPITEKHVKALLQQPHTQKIIPTPQLQERIRHTFAEYIRTLGSVELNEQYVISRIKIGQVHHRIQLAPDWFIASYSHLMNELLPAVQKRFGKRGFALINSLQKLLLLDAQIVLESYEEAHEYRFVDVNSQIIEEVVQLNQFANVVETMGETMQDATNVSAASQQLTAAVNDVATEMIRIAQEVDEIGSNTRNNQEQLHQTLQGFNEMTMLFNATKGDIQELRQEIEGIEGIVQLIKGLADSTNLLALNASIEAARAGEEGKGFAVVAQEVRKLAEQTKASIEQITTVIEQVQGEAKKVSDRTEGLVLHLHQQIDEAKQAVTYFDEVVDQVNKIHTRIDGFTSVVDESSEATRDIAERMYHVVQATENNQGLVGQMGLQLYKMSRNVDELRDLSSANLSKLANPQFLRMVRTDHILIGWWAYNALLGYHSLDGDTSLDAHNCTLQKWISEQRTQQDPIVHHSLFAQLEVLDQELHGRVKEIAQLISLAQHDEAKQVYEKLIQLTQRITEVLDQLREASSQHSTFHKQ